A segment of the Corylus avellana chromosome ca2, CavTom2PMs-1.0 genome:
CTGCTGTTATTAACAGTGCTAGTGAAACTCTGTTGCCATTCTCTTACTTTCATTGTGCTGTTCTTTGTGATTACATCCTGCATCATCCTTGTGCTGGAGAGCCAAATATTACAGCCCAAGTTCTACCAAGTACTTAGAAAACTTTCTTTGTATTGCTTAAACAAAACAGGTTCTACAAAAACTACAACAATATTGTTTGAATTTCTTTGTATGCTGCTTCCACTCTTATTCTCATTATCAGAACCAAATTCTTCACAAATTGATATCCAATTGGACCCGACATTTATTGATGCAACCACAAGAttagagaggaaaagaaaaagagaagagaagaacaAGAAGGTTGCAAGGGCTGTACTTGACCATTATATCAATAGCATCCTACAGCCGACTATGCAGTATTGCTGCCTGAAGAGAGAAATTGCAGACATTCCCATCTTTTGGGAGTTATTTTTGCCACTGAGGTCGAGTACATGGATAATCTACAACTTTGAAGAAGGTTTCTTTGAGCTCCGGCCTGCTATGAATTCCTGCATCTTCTTAAACTGGTCTTTGGTCATTCCATTGTAATAGTCATGGGCCCTCTCCTGAAATAACAATGACAATACACAACATATAATGAAGTATTGTAAGCATAATATGGTGGGAGAAATAAGAAACCGTAAACAGAGTTCTTAATAGATCCAACATTCCAACCATTCATCCAACAAATAAGACAACAACATATTGTAAGTACTGCTCAAGGAACTTTCACAATCTATCAcagtaatttatttatttttttcatttatcccCATTCTGTGTGGCCTAAAAATCCCACAGCTGCCCAAGAATATGGCCATGCAGAACAGAAAACAACTGCTTAATAGAACCAGGTATAACTTATTTCAAACTCACATATAATGCCGACATTTATGTGATACTTATAATTTAAGCCTACTCTCAGAGATTCTAAGGGAAAAGAATCACATACTGAAACTGAGTACATAGTCTCTTTTAGATTTTAGCTAAGCTAAAGAATCACTTTTTTCGATTTTACCTATTCACTTTTTCAAAGCATCTACATCTtactctctattttagctatcaactttcactattcctAATAAGagaaatcaaattaattttgttagtaGTTTATTTATTATGAGTTATAGTGTTAAACAAATTTGCTGAGCACTCTAGTAGctagcaatttttttaaagctaaAATGGCTAGCTGGATGTGGCTACTTTTTGCCCATTTTTCTACGGAGCTAGCCATATCAACGAGAATGCTCCAAACTTTCCTTTCATTCCATGTACAAAATGTGCATTTATTGAGATGCTGGCAAAGGTCACAGACATAAAAagtgaattaggatcctctccagttcatttgaactggataatatccaattagttatattagaagagaaaaccttttatcaggATCATCCTGATAACACCTATTTTACAGCCCCCAATCAATAAccgacacataagcaaaaacataaaaaatgcacaaaaataagttggaccaaaatacactagattttatgATGATAAAATTCCTAAAGAGTTAATCTTCTACCTCTAGGTTTTTGgaagttttaaggcattagaagcgggttttgaggcattaaaaacgagttttgaggcggGTCACGGCCGGCGGGGTTTGAAGCGTTCACTGCCAGCTAGACCTGTGGGTTTGGCGAGACCCACGGCGTGGGTCCATGGGTCTCGCCGGACCCACATCATGGGTCTGGCCTGGGTCTTGACGgctacgatttttttttttttttcctctgattTAGTGTGATTATTCTCACTtctattttttgcatttttttttttaaaattgatgatgTAATTGGAGGCTACAAAAGGGGTGTTATTAGGATGAacctgatagtaggggctctcatattggaaaggtatttttgttccctcaaaaaatgaaaagacaataatactcctccaatataattaactcgatattatctagttcaaatgaactggaaaaGATCCTATTCCATAAAAGTGATGCTGCTATAGTCCTCACATGTCATCAATAAGTTTGATATATCTCAATTAATGCAAATTTGAGAGGCTTTGGTGCAGACCCTAAAGTGATGTTACAAGAAGCACGAGCTTTCAAAATACATGTACACAATAAATCCCATGCTTCAAAACATAGTAAATGAAGACCATAGCACCTTTAACGGTGCAACATAAACAAAAGACACATTACCTTTTCCAGCTCAAGAGCATGACCCAAGTCCAGCTTGAGGCCTTCATTTATGACCGACTTATACCTCATCACCAAGTCCTGATTATTTCTTACAATGGCCTCTGCTATTTCTCTGGCTTTTTTCAACAATTCACCTTCTTCAACAACATGGTTGACAAAGCCCAATCTTTCAGCCACTTCTGCAGTTAGTGGGGTGGCCGCTAGCGAAACCTCGCGTGCTTTGTTGGGACCAATTATGCGTGAAAGCTTCTGGGAGAGACCCCACGAAGGAAAAATTCCAAACCtgcaatgaaaataaaatttaacacatacaaaaattcacttaaaaaaacaTCTGAAAGTCCTAAAAACAAGCCAAAAATTAACCCAAGTAAGAACTCTTCCCTAAACAATGTGGGACTTCAAGGAAACACAAGAATATCGAAGGGTCtgaaaacacacacacacagttCAACTAACAAACATAGTCACACAGAGATGAATCTCATTCCAATATGATCCAAAAATAGATCCTTTATGTTGTGGCATCAACAGCATCAGAGCACCCACAGAGATTATGAACAAGCACATATGCATACCACTCAGTGAGATACAAAAGTAGCATGGCAATTGAGCCAAAAGGATTAAAATAAATGCCTTGTTTCCAAAACTTCGTACCAATTAGAACTTGGGATACGACCCGATATCCACGAATTAGAAAAAGCTGAGAGCTACAGACCTAGCGTGCGTGTCTATGAACTTGGTTCTCTTGGCAGCGACCACAATATCGGAAGCGAGCGCGATCTCGAAGCCGGCGGTGACGGCGAACCCTCCGACGGCTACGATTATGGGCTTTCGGCACCTCTCCATCTGAGCTACAGGGTCGGCTTCCAGGTCCTTCACGTCTCCCTTGAAAACGTCCTCAGCCGCCGTCAGGTCCACACCCGAGCAGAACGCCCGACCTGACCCGGATAGCACTATCACCCGCACCGAGTCTTCCCGGTCCAGGGCTTTGAACGCCTGGGCCAGGTCCCTCATCATCGCCCTGGTCAGCGAGTTCAGCGCCTTCGGGCGGTTGATCGTCACGAACGCGATCCCGTCCGGTTCGCGGTTCACCAGTATCAGCTTTTCCGGGTCGGACCGCTCCAtttcttttgagtgagattggctTGGCTTGGCTTAAAAGGATGTGATCGAAATGGGTTTGACTGTGTTCGGTTCCGGTGCAAAGCTATCGTTAGACGATGGTGATTCAGTTATGTGGGGACCACTTCATCATCGTTTATCCACAGAGCACGTAAACGTTGCCAGCACGTAAACGTTGCCGTTTTGGCAGACGCTATATATAAGCCTTATTCTTTTCTAATAGGCGATGTCCAAATAATATATTGGAGAGCCCCTATTTTTTGTTATCTGAAATGCCGGGCCTGCACGCTTggttgatttaatattttaaaataataaaataaaatattttaatattttaattataaaaaaaaattatatattaacgGCGTGTTGTGTATCATGACTCTTTTGAGTAAATGTTACTTCGAGTAAATGTTATTTCAATGTACTCTTCGTTTCCATAgatataaaaatcacatattttaaaaataaatattaatttaataggttgaattttttaaaaaaattctagtcAAATCTATTGCAGTCAATATTTCTGTTGCTTACTAAATGTGGTGTCAGCTATTAGGAACAAACTGGTGTCAGTCAAGAAGCAAAGAGGATGGTGATAACCTGCCCATTGGTTCTACATTGTTCGAGAGTAATCAGCCCTATAAAATGTGGATTCTTGATTAAATTATCTCCTCTTGCTTTAATAGATAACATATATTATGTCAACCAGTATTAATCGAATTCCTTAGAGGTAACCCATTCACATAATGAGAGCctattcttatttcttaataCTGGTTGACATAGTATATCTATCTGTCCAAGCAAAGAGCAGTTGACTTTGTACAGTCTAAAATTAAGGAAACCCATGATTCATTCAACACTATTTCTCAATTTCTCAGAGAGAATAGAGGCTCCAAGGAGATGGAAATGTTCCATTTTGGGATAGTGGGTGCTATTTTGTCAGCTTTAATATTGTTGTCATCAACTGGTCCTTGCCATGCTGATTCTAATGCAAACACCGGTTTACAGTGCTCAGGAGCCGATAATTCTACCACCGAGAACGAATTCCAGACAAATCTCAAGAATCTACTCGACACCCTTCTTCTGAAAGGCCCTGTTTCCGACGGCTTCTATAAA
Coding sequences within it:
- the LOC132168498 gene encoding probable enoyl-CoA hydratase 1, peroxisomal, with amino-acid sequence MERSDPEKLILVNREPDGIAFVTINRPKALNSLTRAMMRDLAQAFKALDREDSVRVIVLSGSGRAFCSGVDLTAAEDVFKGDVKDLEADPVAQMERCRKPIIVAVGGFAVTAGFEIALASDIVVAAKRTKFIDTHARFGIFPSWGLSQKLSRIIGPNKAREVSLAATPLTAEVAERLGFVNHVVEEGELLKKAREIAEAIVRNNQDLVMRYKSVINEGLKLDLGHALELEKERAHDYYNGMTKDQFKKMQEFIAGRSSKKPSSKL